The following are encoded in a window of Legionella geestiana genomic DNA:
- a CDS encoding SDR family NAD(P)-dependent oxidoreductase, which yields MKENLWIVVGATSAIAEAFARMTAAEGAPLLLVARNIERLKVLQADIRLRYKTPCDILTCDLAKDSTPLLYAIENLPGEVFLFLAQGLVLDNNALDKHTIDNMLAVNSASVIHSVHTCLQRAQNTQQIVFLSSVAGMRGRARNSLYGGTKSAVEVYLQGLQQESVKNRHITIARLGFIDTQNTFGLKGAALAISPKRAARACLDALRRKKRMVYIPFFWRIIMGVIVRLPFGIFQRLRQL from the coding sequence ATGAAAGAAAATTTATGGATAGTGGTCGGGGCAACTTCAGCGATTGCAGAAGCATTTGCCCGCATGACTGCGGCAGAGGGCGCGCCCCTGCTGCTGGTCGCTCGGAACATCGAAAGGTTAAAGGTGCTTCAGGCGGATATTAGACTGCGCTATAAAACCCCCTGCGATATTCTGACATGCGACCTCGCGAAAGACAGCACTCCACTCCTTTACGCCATAGAAAATCTGCCAGGCGAAGTGTTTCTCTTTCTCGCGCAGGGCCTTGTGCTCGATAATAACGCGCTTGATAAACACACTATCGACAACATGCTTGCCGTCAACAGTGCATCGGTCATCCACAGTGTACATACCTGCCTTCAGCGCGCTCAAAACACTCAGCAGATTGTGTTTTTAAGTTCTGTCGCAGGTATGCGCGGGCGCGCCAGAAACAGTCTCTATGGCGGCACTAAAAGTGCCGTTGAAGTCTATCTTCAGGGGCTTCAGCAGGAGAGCGTTAAAAACCGGCACATTACCATCGCACGCCTCGGTTTTATTGATACTCAAAACACCTTTGGCCTCAAGGGGGCCGCACTCGCGATTTCTCCGAAACGCGCAGCACGCGCATGCCTGGATGCTTTACGGCGCAAGAAACGAATGGTTTATATTCCGTTTTTCTGGCGAATTATCATGGGCGTCATCGTACGGCTCCCCTTTGGGATATTTCAACGCTTGCGGCAACTATGA
- a CDS encoding FAD-binding protein yields MRERETVFSNFGRSVCSRATHVRPQSTDEIPNILAQAAHNGLLARGRGASYGDSAVNDGGLIAETGRLDHLLAFNAETGVLECEAGTPLRDLFLVDAAFIPPVLPGTLQATVGGAIAHDVHGKNNPHTASFGHHIAWIDLQTRAGLMRIHDQKDPELFAATIGGLGLTGIIQRAGLRLLQKPRTLSVSTEAFDSLHALLACMRTRSSATDYQVAWINGFNPRELLYTCADYVDGVGAPEPRQLTLPLLPMRLTYAPLLRAFNALYFRTAAYPAKIMDIRHFNNPLDRLRHWNRLYGKEGPWQCQWRIDENLAEQTIERVLAISADAGTIPALMVLKYFSNPGKGLLSFVKPGFSLAMDFAPGPAAKRAIHAIHSLITGFGGSVYLAKDLFLTKEDFDCMYPEAQRFKQLLEACQSPMRSNLGRRLGLVP; encoded by the coding sequence ATGCGCGAGCGAGAAACCGTTTTTTCCAATTTCGGGCGTTCCGTTTGTTCGCGCGCCACCCATGTGCGCCCGCAAAGTACCGACGAAATCCCGAATATCCTGGCGCAGGCGGCGCATAACGGGCTGCTTGCACGCGGTCGCGGGGCATCCTATGGCGACAGCGCGGTTAATGACGGCGGGCTTATAGCCGAGACCGGTCGTCTCGATCACCTCCTCGCATTTAATGCAGAAACCGGTGTTCTTGAATGTGAGGCCGGCACACCACTTCGCGATCTCTTCCTTGTCGATGCAGCCTTTATCCCCCCCGTACTTCCAGGCACCCTTCAGGCCACGGTCGGAGGCGCGATTGCTCATGATGTGCACGGTAAAAATAATCCCCATACCGCGAGCTTTGGGCATCATATCGCCTGGATTGACCTGCAGACGCGCGCGGGACTAATGCGGATTCATGACCAAAAAGACCCGGAACTCTTTGCAGCCACCATCGGCGGCCTTGGTCTTACCGGCATTATTCAACGTGCAGGCCTGCGCCTTTTACAAAAACCGCGTACGCTTTCAGTCAGTACAGAAGCGTTTGACTCACTGCATGCACTTCTCGCCTGCATGCGCACGAGGAGCAGTGCAACCGATTACCAGGTCGCCTGGATAAACGGCTTTAACCCTCGAGAGCTCCTCTATACGTGCGCCGATTATGTCGATGGTGTCGGTGCACCAGAACCGCGCCAGCTGACTTTGCCCCTACTGCCAATGCGCCTTACCTATGCGCCGCTCTTACGTGCGTTTAACGCGCTCTATTTTAGAACGGCGGCATACCCGGCAAAAATCATGGATATTCGCCACTTTAATAATCCCCTCGACCGGCTGCGACACTGGAACCGGCTCTATGGCAAAGAAGGCCCGTGGCAATGCCAGTGGCGCATTGATGAAAACCTTGCCGAACAGACCATTGAGCGGGTTTTAGCCATTAGTGCGGACGCCGGAACCATACCTGCCCTGATGGTGCTTAAATATTTCTCAAATCCCGGTAAGGGCCTGCTGTCTTTTGTCAAACCAGGCTTCAGCCTCGCCATGGATTTTGCCCCGGGCCCGGCAGCAAAACGCGCCATTCACGCCATTCACAGCCTGATTACAGGGTTTGGCGGAAGCGTATATCTTGCCAAGGATTTATTTTTGACTAAAGAAGACTTTGACTGCATGTATCCCGAAGCTCAGCGTTTTAAACAACTGCTTGAAGCCTGTCAAAGCCCGATGCGCTCAAATCTTGGCCGCCGTCTTGGACTGGTGCCATGA
- a CDS encoding thymidine kinase — protein sequence MAKVYFYYAAMNAGKSTVLLQSSYNYRERGMHTLLFTPAIDTRFQAGSVHSRIGLSETALIFDANDNLLKMTEEHTPKPACVLIDEAQFMTRAQVEQLTDIADFLNIPVLAYGLRTDFRGELFEGSQRLLALADELVELKTICHCGRKASMILRLDREGNVLSEGEQVVIGGNSMYVSTCRRHFRLREPGALKTEPALYDRDKKSTY from the coding sequence ATGGCCAAGGTCTATTTTTATTATGCCGCAATGAATGCCGGCAAGAGTACCGTGCTCTTACAGTCAAGCTACAATTATCGCGAACGGGGCATGCACACCCTGCTCTTCACACCCGCCATAGACACCCGGTTTCAGGCCGGAAGCGTGCATTCTCGCATCGGTCTAAGTGAGACAGCCTTGATTTTTGATGCGAACGACAATCTCTTGAAGATGACCGAGGAACACACGCCAAAGCCTGCCTGTGTGTTGATAGATGAAGCACAGTTCATGACCCGCGCCCAAGTCGAGCAGCTCACCGACATTGCTGATTTTCTCAATATTCCGGTGCTTGCTTACGGGCTTCGCACCGATTTTCGCGGCGAACTCTTTGAAGGCAGCCAGCGCCTACTGGCACTTGCCGATGAATTGGTTGAACTTAAAACCATCTGTCATTGCGGGCGTAAGGCAAGCATGATTTTGCGCCTTGATAGAGAAGGCAATGTGTTGTCTGAAGGTGAGCAGGTAGTCATTGGTGGCAACAGCATGTATGTCTCAACCTGCCGCCGGCATTTTCGCCTGCGTGAACCTGGCGCACTCAAGACTGAACCTGCTTTATACGATAGAGACAAAAAATCTACATATTGA
- a CDS encoding alpha/beta hydrolase, which translates to MKENAKDLNRVVIGFNLRGVLKSSGQAKSKDDLVNDGIAQVQRLLNAGVPSRNIILKGHSLGGALATMVAHHFHQQGQPLYLFNDRSFSSITNFVVGLIRTAGTETGHRESFGMKLLGWMAKPFIKFGVSLVKWEINADDAYKAIPEAYKEYILARSQKTDRDESADDTVITHYASLHHALKSERRAQKDELEIGISRLENNTNSDDKQRTEKLAALKAKKEHFKARKMHFFLPQYDAHCASLTDLKNRTGQNGEVFFKAFIDRADEHQRGSAPQHTM; encoded by the coding sequence ATGAAGGAAAACGCGAAAGACTTAAACCGCGTAGTCATTGGTTTTAACCTCAGGGGTGTTTTAAAAAGCTCAGGCCAGGCGAAGTCTAAAGATGACCTGGTCAACGATGGTATTGCACAAGTACAGCGACTTCTAAACGCTGGCGTTCCTTCACGGAATATCATACTAAAGGGACATTCGCTGGGCGGGGCGCTGGCCACCATGGTGGCTCATCACTTTCACCAACAAGGGCAACCGCTGTATCTCTTTAACGACCGTTCGTTCTCCTCCATCACTAACTTTGTTGTCGGTCTTATTCGTACCGCGGGAACTGAGACAGGACATCGCGAAAGTTTTGGCATGAAACTGCTTGGCTGGATGGCCAAACCCTTTATTAAATTTGGAGTGAGCCTCGTAAAATGGGAAATTAATGCTGATGATGCCTATAAAGCGATTCCAGAGGCTTATAAGGAATATATCCTCGCTCGAAGCCAAAAAACTGACAGAGACGAGTCTGCAGATGATACAGTTATCACACATTATGCATCACTGCATCATGCGCTTAAGTCTGAACGGCGCGCGCAAAAAGACGAGCTTGAAATTGGTATTTCAAGGCTCGAAAATAATACAAATTCCGATGATAAACAAAGAACAGAAAAACTGGCAGCCTTAAAAGCTAAAAAAGAGCACTTCAAAGCAAGAAAAATGCACTTTTTTTTGCCTCAGTATGATGCTCACTGTGCTAGCCTTACAGACTTAAAGAATCGCACTGGCCAGAATGGAGAAGTATTTTTCAAGGCCTTTATAGACCGGGCAGATGAGCATCAACGTGGGAGTGCGCCTCAGCATACGATGTAA
- a CDS encoding type II toxin-antitoxin system HigB family toxin, with product MLETKASNIFELRQVFNSVDPVYGYTIFNIGGNNYRLITAMHYNTQTCYVRTIWTHAEYDKPVNKEKLKRGDL from the coding sequence ATGTTAGAGACAAAGGCGTCTAATATTTTTGAGTTGAGGCAGGTTTTTAACAGTGTAGATCCTGTATATGGCTACACTATCTTTAATATTGGCGGTAATAATTATCGTTTAATAACGGCGATGCATTATAATACCCAAACTTGTTATGTCAGAACAATTTGGACTCATGCTGAATATGATAAACCAGTTAATAAAGAAAAATTAAAGCGAGGTGATTTATGA
- a CDS encoding helix-turn-helix domain-containing protein, producing MKALAINYIDNKTKHKFHLPLTLFKKPTDDKEYKYLEEILDKLIDEVRDDENHPLALAMQIIGENLEQYDNEHFPLIGENVTDVEMIKYLMSIHQLHQKDLASIFGGQANVSKFLNGQRSLGKNQISALKRKFKISADFFLK from the coding sequence ATGAAGGCTCTTGCTATCAATTACATCGATAATAAAACTAAACATAAATTTCATTTACCGCTAACCCTGTTTAAAAAACCAACGGATGATAAAGAATATAAATATCTTGAAGAGATTCTGGATAAATTAATTGACGAAGTTCGTGATGATGAAAATCATCCTCTGGCATTGGCAATGCAGATTATAGGTGAGAATTTAGAACAATATGATAATGAGCATTTTCCTTTGATTGGTGAAAATGTAACAGATGTTGAGATGATTAAATATCTAATGAGTATCCATCAACTTCATCAAAAAGATCTTGCTTCTATATTTGGTGGACAGGCAAATGTTTCCAAATTTCTAAATGGGCAACGAAGCTTAGGAAAAAATCAGATATCTGCGCTAAAAAGAAAATTTAAAATCAGTGCCGACTTTTTTCTAAAATAG